The Aureitalea marina genome includes a window with the following:
- a CDS encoding endonuclease/exonuclease/phosphatase family protein — protein MSQFCIAFYNLENLFDTVNDPKTLDDDFTENSDRRWDEKRLQKKLKKLGRVISSIGYRDIGHSPVILGIAEVENEEVVRRLIQSKFLRKKGYDLVHFDSPDERGIDTALIYRKRFFRVEQQQVHTLHLVNERGQRDFTRDILHVQGVLNGHRVHVLVNHWPSRRAGVELTEPRRVDAANRNLEVIQAIREQDANARVIVMGDLNDDPHSLSVKTLTDDGLYNPMEDLHRRGLGSLNYQDNWNLFDQILMSPNLQHPHPNPFRFREAHIHSPQDIREFRGRFKGNPFRTFAGRRYLGGFSDHFPVYTLFDLREER, from the coding sequence CCGAAAACCCTAGATGATGATTTCACAGAGAATTCGGACCGGAGGTGGGATGAAAAACGCCTCCAAAAGAAACTGAAGAAACTGGGTAGGGTCATCTCCAGCATAGGCTATCGGGATATTGGCCACAGCCCTGTCATACTGGGGATAGCCGAAGTGGAAAACGAAGAGGTGGTCCGAAGGTTGATACAAAGTAAGTTCCTCAGAAAAAAGGGGTATGACCTGGTCCACTTTGATTCGCCTGACGAACGAGGGATCGACACGGCACTTATCTATCGGAAACGCTTCTTTCGCGTAGAACAGCAACAGGTCCACACCCTTCACCTAGTCAATGAACGCGGACAGCGGGACTTTACCCGTGATATCCTTCATGTACAGGGGGTACTTAACGGGCACCGGGTACATGTCCTGGTAAATCATTGGCCGTCCCGCAGGGCCGGAGTGGAACTGACAGAACCGCGACGTGTTGATGCTGCTAATCGTAACTTGGAGGTCATCCAAGCCATCCGGGAACAGGACGCCAACGCCCGAGTCATTGTTATGGGAGATTTAAACGATGACCCCCATAGCCTCTCGGTCAAGACTTTGACCGACGATGGTCTGTACAACCCCATGGAAGATCTCCATAGGCGGGGATTAGGCAGTTTGAATTACCAGGACAACTGGAACCTATTTGACCAGATCCTGATGAGCCCTAATTTGCAACACCCACACCCCAATCCGTTCCGCTTCAGGGAGGCACATATCCATAGCCCACAGGACATCAGGGAATTTAGGGGGCGTTTTAAAGGGAACCCTTTCAGAACGTTCGCAGGAAGACGGTACCTGGGCGGCTTCAGTGACCATTTCCCGGTCTATACCCTCTTCGACCTGAGAGAGGAACGATAG